The proteins below are encoded in one region of Oryzias melastigma strain HK-1 linkage group LG7, ASM292280v2, whole genome shotgun sequence:
- the ccdc30 gene encoding coiled-coil domain-containing protein 30 isoform X2 produces the protein MDHDEVWTELDHISKRLQDDGMSPEASADDRQRRLWRLLLRSEAQLRSASQELQALHTEQNNEKKEVESYVEHIRGLLEDRESLTAEYETENQELRHELQQIKQQQESQSKELAEMLVQGELEEIALSSPSEQVAYLLVERVTLLERLEAAERKLDGQDLAGSLEVDHQSSSQSPWKKLFGLRRSGQNKHSIIPAQLEQVSRERSERLRLERDLEEASRRLAMAHQDIRRLTSELDAAKDNNQSSSGFELQGTVQEVENLKKEVDNLKHCDMMKLQLAKEENDKLHSENRVLKEKLHSIQSEKKNLQDQLSKIYAAKEAVKEKSCEPQNNQPEQEKDQIHKRCQEAMEDGLVQVKELQRQLQRLRKEQEELEERNEELEALLGEAQNASKEERHRHEGELEGLHRRVRSLEAELKKQDAQEKNLKNGEDIKSTDSFLQVKHLRDSSQERLALLEARLTEEKDWRKQLELDLSAAQAALKKDKEALQIGERELKKLRLEVSGLQTECQQGKTLIKSLTQVKGEKAVLEEKLAQMERAHSRLQTELDRCKSGNQTQEHQRENMQQAEQLQKNIDQLSSELSSLQTSYNSLREELTSERMQTAELQTKLRTTAQERLEAEEQRGRLERETQSLHKQLVWHQDLLSSTKETVSGSSKTKLHTATAKDEDWDQLSALKQELTFLQSKVWEEQQKTSQHQMLLEAQLSEAQARIKSQDSVLSQKGEEAKQMKQDLQRAQSLFTSAERELRYEKEKNMDLKRHNALLDQEKLKISAELKQAQVKLVQLEQKVSTQTAESECQQQKVRELELELARTTTNHRASSSLQEDLQAERARLIAADKKVLELQQQLKTAQHQLRMEEARASESSRLERDSRDLSDNLSALRAQQQEQQIAWKLLEQREEELQQQVRSLRLKEASLSRTNTELSHRVQQLDIRLSISETELSKMREEVKESQKSNQKLQEELLVSQQECERLQAELQQVLLQLDANIRKYNEKQAQNKMKLRQAKQVFLKTTAQKDSTIQRLENDLALANSLSFKEKERIQTVMTENEKLLEDKRELLRRISEAEEMGSKGMRTASTVQHRVNILEVENRQLHERTMKLSNQVSSLERALRNTETFYSLENVKKVLPSDGLSEGAVHTSVLSLTSGSCDHMGILDAICRSKSMLMNGTGASVSTQPPSEQGYLNLTSPLVPPACAKDAQESSTHSDQV, from the exons ATGGATCATGATGAG GTTTGGACCGAGCTGGACCACATTTCGAAGAGGCTTCAGGACGATGGAATGTCCCCAGAAGCCAGCGCAGACGACCGGCAGCGCCGCCTGTGGCGCCTGCTGCTCCGCAGTGAAGCCCAGCTGCGCTCGGCGAGCCAGGAGCTGCAGGCGCTTCATACTGAGCAGAATAATGAGAAGAAGGAG GTGGAGAGCTACGTGGAACACATTCGAGGGCTGTTAGAAGACCGGGAAAGTCTGACTGCAGAGTATGAGACAGAAAACCAGGAACTGAGACATGAACTTCAACAGATCAAACAGCAACAAG AGAGTCAAAGCAAGGAGCTGGCTGAGATGCTGGTTCAGGGAGAACTGGAAGAAATCGCTTTGAGCAGCCCCAGTGAGCAGGTGGCGTACTTGTTGGTGGAAAGAGTAACGCTCCTTGAAAGGCTGGAGGCTGCTGAGAGGAAACTGGACGGTCAGGATCTCGCTGGCAGCTTGGAGGTTGACCATCAG AGTTCCTCCCAGAGTCCATGGAAGAAGCTGTTTGGCCTGCGCAGGTCTGGTCAGAACAAACACAGTATTATCCCC GCTCAGCTCGAGCAGGTTTCCAGAGAACGGAGTGAGCGGCTTCGCCTTGAGAGGGACCTAGAGGAGGCTTCCAGGAGGCTGGCCATGGCTCATCAGGACATCCGCAGACTCACCAGTGAGCTGGACGCTGCGAAAGACAACAATCAAAGCTCAAGTG GTTTTGAGCTTCAGGGAACTGTTCAGGAAGTAGAAAACCTGAAGAAAGAAGTGGACAATCTGAAACACTGTG ATATGATGAAGCTACAGCTTGCCAAAGAGGAAAATGACAAATTACATTCTGAGAACAGAGTTCTCAAAGAGAAGCTGCACAGTATCCAATCTGAGAAGAAAAATCTACAAGATCAG ttgtcaaaaatctatgCTGCCAAAGAGGCTGTAAAGGAAAAGAGCTGTGAGCCACAAAACAACCAGCCAGAGCAGGAAAAGGATCAGATTCACAAACG GTGCCAAGAAGCCATGGAGGATGGACTTGTGCAGGTGAAAGAGCTGCAACGCCAACTCCAGAGGTTACGCAAAGAGCAGGAAGAGCTGGAAGAGCGGAACGAGGAGCTGGAAGCCCTGCTAGGAGAAGCCCAGAACGCCAGCAAGGAGGAGAGGCATCGCCATGAGGGAGAGCTGGAAGGGCTGCACAGGAGG GTGAGGAGCTTGGAGGCTGAGCTGAAGAAGCAGGATgctcaagaaaaaaatctaaaaaacggAGAAGACATTAAATCCACAGATTCCTTCTTGCAAGTG aagcACCTGAGGGACAGCAGCCAGGAGAGACTGGCTCTGCTGGAGGCTCGTCTGACTGAGGAGAAGGACTGGAGGAAGCAGCTGGAGTTAGACCTCAGTGCTGCACAGGCTGCCCTCAAAAAAGATAAAGAG GCTTTACAGATCGGTGAGCGGGAGCTGAAGAAGCTGAGGCTTGAGGTCAGCGGCCTTCAGACAGAATGTCAGCAAGGGAAAACCCTCATCAAGAGCCTCACTCAGGTCAAAGGGGAAAAGGCTGTTCTGGAGGAGAAG ttgGCCCAGATGGAGCGCGCCCACAGCAGACTCCAGACTGAACTGGATCGCTGCAAATCCGGCAACCAAACCCAAGAACACCAGAGGGAAAACATGCAGCAGGCTGAGCAGCTCCAGAAGAACATCGACCAACTGAGCTCTGAACTCAGCAGCCTTCAGACGTCGTACAACAGCCTAAG gGAAGAGCTGACATCCGAGCGGATGCagactgcagagctgcagaCCAAGCTGAGGACCACAGCTCAGGAAAGGCTGGAGGCTGAGGAGCAAAGAGGCAGACTGGAGCGAGAGACTCAGAGCCTCCATAAGCAGCTCGTGTGGCATCAAGACCTCCTCTCGTCTACAAAGGAAACCGTCAGTGGCAGCAGTAAGACTAAGCTCCACACAGCAACCGCAAAGGATGAGGACTGGGATCAG CTCTCAGCGTTGAAACAAGAGCTGACTTTTCTGCAGAGTAAAGTCtgggaggagcagcagaagacCTCACAGCATCAAATGCTGCTTGAAGCTCAGCTCAGCGAAGCCCAGGCTCGTATCAAG TCCCAAGACTCAGTGCTGAGTCAAAAGGGAGAGGAGGCTAAACAGATGAAACAAGACCTGCAGAGAGCCCAGAGCCTGTTTACCTCGGCTGAGAGGGAGCTGCGCTACGAGAAGGAGAAGAACATGGACCTGAAGAGACACAACGCTTTGCTGGATCAGGAAAAACTCAAG ATTTCTGCTGAACTGAAGCAGGCCCAGGTCAAGCTGGTGCAGCTGGAGCAGAAAGTGTCCACTCAGACAGCCGAGAGCGAatgtcagcagcagaaagttagGGAACTGGAGCTGGAGCTGGCACGAACGACCACCAACCACAGAGCCAGCAGCAGTCTGCAGGAGGACCTACAGGCGGAAAGGGCTCGACTCATCGCTGCTGACAAGAAG GtgttggagctgcagcagcagttgAAAACCGCTCAGCACCAGCTCCGCATGGAGGAAGCTCGGGCCAGCGAGAGCAGCCGCCTGGAGCGGGACAGCAGGGATCTGTCCGATAACCTGTCGGCGCTGAGGgcgcagcagcaggagcagcaaaTCGCCTG GAAGCTGCTGGAGCAGCgcgaggaggagctgcagcagcaggtgcGCTCTCTGAGACTGAAGGAGGCGTCCCTGTCCAGGACTAACACGGAGCTCAGCCATCGGGTGCAGCAGCTGGACATCCGGCTATCTATCTCTGAGACTGAGCTCAGCAAGATGAGAGAGGAG GTGAAAGAAAGCCAGAAGTCAAACCAGAAGttgcaggaggagctgctggtcaGTCAGCAGGAATGTGAGAGGCTGCAAGCAGAGTTACAGCAGGTTCTCCTCCAGCTGGATGCAAATATTAG GAAGTACAACGAGAAGCAGGCTCAGAACAAGATGAAGCTGCGTCAGGCCAAGCAGGTGTTTCTCAAGACGACGGCACAGAAGGACTCCACCATCCAGAGACTGGAGAATGACCTCGCACTGGCCAACAGTCTTTCATTCAaa GAGAAAGAAAGGATCCAAACTGTTATGACAGAAAACGAGAAGCTGCTGGAAGACAAGAGGGAGCTGCTGAGGAGGATAAGTGAGGCGGAGGAGATGGGCAGTAAAGGCATGAGGACGGCTTCAACAGTCCAGCACAG GGTGAACATCCTAGAAGTGGAAAACAGACAGCTGCATGAGAGAACAATGAAGCTTTCCAATCAAGTTAGTTCCCTAGAGCGCGCTCTGAGGAACACAGAGACGTTCTACAGTCTTGAG AACGTAAAAAAAGTGCTGCCTTCTGATGGACTCAGTGAAGGTGCTGTGCACACTTCTGTTTTAAG TCTGACGTCAGGCTCCTGCGACCACATGGGCATCCTGGATGCGATCTGCCGGTCGAAGAGCATGCTGATGAACGGCACGGGGGCCTCCGTCTCTACACAGCCCCCTTCCGAGCAAGGATACCTGAACCTCACGTCCCCGCTGGTTCCTCCAGCCTGTGCCAAAGACGCACAGGAGAGTTCCACGCACAGTGATCAGGTGTAG
- the ccdc30 gene encoding coiled-coil domain-containing protein 30 isoform X1 codes for MDHDEVWTELDHISKRLQDDGMSPEASADDRQRRLWRLLLRSEAQLRSASQELQALHTEQNNEKKEVESYVEHIRGLLEDRESLTAEYETENQELRHELQQIKQQQESQSKELAEMLVQGELEEIALSSPSEQVAYLLVERVTLLERLEAAERKLDGQDLAGSLEVDHQQSSSQSPWKKLFGLRRSGQNKHSIIPAQLEQVSRERSERLRLERDLEEASRRLAMAHQDIRRLTSELDAAKDNNQSSSGFELQGTVQEVENLKKEVDNLKHCDMMKLQLAKEENDKLHSENRVLKEKLHSIQSEKKNLQDQLSKIYAAKEAVKEKSCEPQNNQPEQEKDQIHKRCQEAMEDGLVQVKELQRQLQRLRKEQEELEERNEELEALLGEAQNASKEERHRHEGELEGLHRRVRSLEAELKKQDAQEKNLKNGEDIKSTDSFLQVKHLRDSSQERLALLEARLTEEKDWRKQLELDLSAAQAALKKDKEALQIGERELKKLRLEVSGLQTECQQGKTLIKSLTQVKGEKAVLEEKLAQMERAHSRLQTELDRCKSGNQTQEHQRENMQQAEQLQKNIDQLSSELSSLQTSYNSLREELTSERMQTAELQTKLRTTAQERLEAEEQRGRLERETQSLHKQLVWHQDLLSSTKETVSGSSKTKLHTATAKDEDWDQLSALKQELTFLQSKVWEEQQKTSQHQMLLEAQLSEAQARIKSQDSVLSQKGEEAKQMKQDLQRAQSLFTSAERELRYEKEKNMDLKRHNALLDQEKLKISAELKQAQVKLVQLEQKVSTQTAESECQQQKVRELELELARTTTNHRASSSLQEDLQAERARLIAADKKVLELQQQLKTAQHQLRMEEARASESSRLERDSRDLSDNLSALRAQQQEQQIAWKLLEQREEELQQQVRSLRLKEASLSRTNTELSHRVQQLDIRLSISETELSKMREEVKESQKSNQKLQEELLVSQQECERLQAELQQVLLQLDANIRKYNEKQAQNKMKLRQAKQVFLKTTAQKDSTIQRLENDLALANSLSFKEKERIQTVMTENEKLLEDKRELLRRISEAEEMGSKGMRTASTVQHRVNILEVENRQLHERTMKLSNQVSSLERALRNTETFYSLENVKKVLPSDGLSEGAVHTSVLSLTSGSCDHMGILDAICRSKSMLMNGTGASVSTQPPSEQGYLNLTSPLVPPACAKDAQESSTHSDQV; via the exons ATGGATCATGATGAG GTTTGGACCGAGCTGGACCACATTTCGAAGAGGCTTCAGGACGATGGAATGTCCCCAGAAGCCAGCGCAGACGACCGGCAGCGCCGCCTGTGGCGCCTGCTGCTCCGCAGTGAAGCCCAGCTGCGCTCGGCGAGCCAGGAGCTGCAGGCGCTTCATACTGAGCAGAATAATGAGAAGAAGGAG GTGGAGAGCTACGTGGAACACATTCGAGGGCTGTTAGAAGACCGGGAAAGTCTGACTGCAGAGTATGAGACAGAAAACCAGGAACTGAGACATGAACTTCAACAGATCAAACAGCAACAAG AGAGTCAAAGCAAGGAGCTGGCTGAGATGCTGGTTCAGGGAGAACTGGAAGAAATCGCTTTGAGCAGCCCCAGTGAGCAGGTGGCGTACTTGTTGGTGGAAAGAGTAACGCTCCTTGAAAGGCTGGAGGCTGCTGAGAGGAAACTGGACGGTCAGGATCTCGCTGGCAGCTTGGAGGTTGACCATCAG CAGAGTTCCTCCCAGAGTCCATGGAAGAAGCTGTTTGGCCTGCGCAGGTCTGGTCAGAACAAACACAGTATTATCCCC GCTCAGCTCGAGCAGGTTTCCAGAGAACGGAGTGAGCGGCTTCGCCTTGAGAGGGACCTAGAGGAGGCTTCCAGGAGGCTGGCCATGGCTCATCAGGACATCCGCAGACTCACCAGTGAGCTGGACGCTGCGAAAGACAACAATCAAAGCTCAAGTG GTTTTGAGCTTCAGGGAACTGTTCAGGAAGTAGAAAACCTGAAGAAAGAAGTGGACAATCTGAAACACTGTG ATATGATGAAGCTACAGCTTGCCAAAGAGGAAAATGACAAATTACATTCTGAGAACAGAGTTCTCAAAGAGAAGCTGCACAGTATCCAATCTGAGAAGAAAAATCTACAAGATCAG ttgtcaaaaatctatgCTGCCAAAGAGGCTGTAAAGGAAAAGAGCTGTGAGCCACAAAACAACCAGCCAGAGCAGGAAAAGGATCAGATTCACAAACG GTGCCAAGAAGCCATGGAGGATGGACTTGTGCAGGTGAAAGAGCTGCAACGCCAACTCCAGAGGTTACGCAAAGAGCAGGAAGAGCTGGAAGAGCGGAACGAGGAGCTGGAAGCCCTGCTAGGAGAAGCCCAGAACGCCAGCAAGGAGGAGAGGCATCGCCATGAGGGAGAGCTGGAAGGGCTGCACAGGAGG GTGAGGAGCTTGGAGGCTGAGCTGAAGAAGCAGGATgctcaagaaaaaaatctaaaaaacggAGAAGACATTAAATCCACAGATTCCTTCTTGCAAGTG aagcACCTGAGGGACAGCAGCCAGGAGAGACTGGCTCTGCTGGAGGCTCGTCTGACTGAGGAGAAGGACTGGAGGAAGCAGCTGGAGTTAGACCTCAGTGCTGCACAGGCTGCCCTCAAAAAAGATAAAGAG GCTTTACAGATCGGTGAGCGGGAGCTGAAGAAGCTGAGGCTTGAGGTCAGCGGCCTTCAGACAGAATGTCAGCAAGGGAAAACCCTCATCAAGAGCCTCACTCAGGTCAAAGGGGAAAAGGCTGTTCTGGAGGAGAAG ttgGCCCAGATGGAGCGCGCCCACAGCAGACTCCAGACTGAACTGGATCGCTGCAAATCCGGCAACCAAACCCAAGAACACCAGAGGGAAAACATGCAGCAGGCTGAGCAGCTCCAGAAGAACATCGACCAACTGAGCTCTGAACTCAGCAGCCTTCAGACGTCGTACAACAGCCTAAG gGAAGAGCTGACATCCGAGCGGATGCagactgcagagctgcagaCCAAGCTGAGGACCACAGCTCAGGAAAGGCTGGAGGCTGAGGAGCAAAGAGGCAGACTGGAGCGAGAGACTCAGAGCCTCCATAAGCAGCTCGTGTGGCATCAAGACCTCCTCTCGTCTACAAAGGAAACCGTCAGTGGCAGCAGTAAGACTAAGCTCCACACAGCAACCGCAAAGGATGAGGACTGGGATCAG CTCTCAGCGTTGAAACAAGAGCTGACTTTTCTGCAGAGTAAAGTCtgggaggagcagcagaagacCTCACAGCATCAAATGCTGCTTGAAGCTCAGCTCAGCGAAGCCCAGGCTCGTATCAAG TCCCAAGACTCAGTGCTGAGTCAAAAGGGAGAGGAGGCTAAACAGATGAAACAAGACCTGCAGAGAGCCCAGAGCCTGTTTACCTCGGCTGAGAGGGAGCTGCGCTACGAGAAGGAGAAGAACATGGACCTGAAGAGACACAACGCTTTGCTGGATCAGGAAAAACTCAAG ATTTCTGCTGAACTGAAGCAGGCCCAGGTCAAGCTGGTGCAGCTGGAGCAGAAAGTGTCCACTCAGACAGCCGAGAGCGAatgtcagcagcagaaagttagGGAACTGGAGCTGGAGCTGGCACGAACGACCACCAACCACAGAGCCAGCAGCAGTCTGCAGGAGGACCTACAGGCGGAAAGGGCTCGACTCATCGCTGCTGACAAGAAG GtgttggagctgcagcagcagttgAAAACCGCTCAGCACCAGCTCCGCATGGAGGAAGCTCGGGCCAGCGAGAGCAGCCGCCTGGAGCGGGACAGCAGGGATCTGTCCGATAACCTGTCGGCGCTGAGGgcgcagcagcaggagcagcaaaTCGCCTG GAAGCTGCTGGAGCAGCgcgaggaggagctgcagcagcaggtgcGCTCTCTGAGACTGAAGGAGGCGTCCCTGTCCAGGACTAACACGGAGCTCAGCCATCGGGTGCAGCAGCTGGACATCCGGCTATCTATCTCTGAGACTGAGCTCAGCAAGATGAGAGAGGAG GTGAAAGAAAGCCAGAAGTCAAACCAGAAGttgcaggaggagctgctggtcaGTCAGCAGGAATGTGAGAGGCTGCAAGCAGAGTTACAGCAGGTTCTCCTCCAGCTGGATGCAAATATTAG GAAGTACAACGAGAAGCAGGCTCAGAACAAGATGAAGCTGCGTCAGGCCAAGCAGGTGTTTCTCAAGACGACGGCACAGAAGGACTCCACCATCCAGAGACTGGAGAATGACCTCGCACTGGCCAACAGTCTTTCATTCAaa GAGAAAGAAAGGATCCAAACTGTTATGACAGAAAACGAGAAGCTGCTGGAAGACAAGAGGGAGCTGCTGAGGAGGATAAGTGAGGCGGAGGAGATGGGCAGTAAAGGCATGAGGACGGCTTCAACAGTCCAGCACAG GGTGAACATCCTAGAAGTGGAAAACAGACAGCTGCATGAGAGAACAATGAAGCTTTCCAATCAAGTTAGTTCCCTAGAGCGCGCTCTGAGGAACACAGAGACGTTCTACAGTCTTGAG AACGTAAAAAAAGTGCTGCCTTCTGATGGACTCAGTGAAGGTGCTGTGCACACTTCTGTTTTAAG TCTGACGTCAGGCTCCTGCGACCACATGGGCATCCTGGATGCGATCTGCCGGTCGAAGAGCATGCTGATGAACGGCACGGGGGCCTCCGTCTCTACACAGCCCCCTTCCGAGCAAGGATACCTGAACCTCACGTCCCCGCTGGTTCCTCCAGCCTGTGCCAAAGACGCACAGGAGAGTTCCACGCACAGTGATCAGGTGTAG
- the ccdc30 gene encoding coiled-coil domain-containing protein 30 isoform X3 has translation MDHDEVWTELDHISKRLQDDGMSPEASADDRQRRLWRLLLRSEAQLRSASQELQALHTEQNNEKKEVESYVEHIRGLLEDRESLTAEYETENQELRHELQQIKQQQESQSKELAEMLVQGELEEIALSSPSEQVAYLLVERVTLLERLEAAERKLDGQDLAGSLEVDHQQSSSQSPWKKLFGLRRSGQNKHSIIPAQLEQVSRERSERLRLERDLEEASRRLAMAHQDIRRLTSELDAAKDNNQSSSGFELQGTVQEVENLKKEVDNLKHCDMMKLQLAKEENDKLHSENRVLKEKLHSIQSEKKNLQDQLSKIYAAKEAVKEKSCEPQNNQPEQEKDQIHKRCQEAMEDGLVQVKELQRQLQRLRKEQEELEERNEELEALLGEAQNASKEERHRHEGELEGLHRRVRSLEAELKKQDAQEKNLKNGEDIKSTDSFLQVHLRDSSQERLALLEARLTEEKDWRKQLELDLSAAQAALKKDKEALQIGERELKKLRLEVSGLQTECQQGKTLIKSLTQVKGEKAVLEEKLAQMERAHSRLQTELDRCKSGNQTQEHQRENMQQAEQLQKNIDQLSSELSSLQTSYNSLREELTSERMQTAELQTKLRTTAQERLEAEEQRGRLERETQSLHKQLVWHQDLLSSTKETVSGSSKTKLHTATAKDEDWDQLSALKQELTFLQSKVWEEQQKTSQHQMLLEAQLSEAQARIKSQDSVLSQKGEEAKQMKQDLQRAQSLFTSAERELRYEKEKNMDLKRHNALLDQEKLKISAELKQAQVKLVQLEQKVSTQTAESECQQQKVRELELELARTTTNHRASSSLQEDLQAERARLIAADKKVLELQQQLKTAQHQLRMEEARASESSRLERDSRDLSDNLSALRAQQQEQQIAWKLLEQREEELQQQVRSLRLKEASLSRTNTELSHRVQQLDIRLSISETELSKMREEVKESQKSNQKLQEELLVSQQECERLQAELQQVLLQLDANIRKYNEKQAQNKMKLRQAKQVFLKTTAQKDSTIQRLENDLALANSLSFKEKERIQTVMTENEKLLEDKRELLRRISEAEEMGSKGMRTASTVQHRVNILEVENRQLHERTMKLSNQVSSLERALRNTETFYSLENVKKVLPSDGLSEGAVHTSVLSLTSGSCDHMGILDAICRSKSMLMNGTGASVSTQPPSEQGYLNLTSPLVPPACAKDAQESSTHSDQV, from the exons ATGGATCATGATGAG GTTTGGACCGAGCTGGACCACATTTCGAAGAGGCTTCAGGACGATGGAATGTCCCCAGAAGCCAGCGCAGACGACCGGCAGCGCCGCCTGTGGCGCCTGCTGCTCCGCAGTGAAGCCCAGCTGCGCTCGGCGAGCCAGGAGCTGCAGGCGCTTCATACTGAGCAGAATAATGAGAAGAAGGAG GTGGAGAGCTACGTGGAACACATTCGAGGGCTGTTAGAAGACCGGGAAAGTCTGACTGCAGAGTATGAGACAGAAAACCAGGAACTGAGACATGAACTTCAACAGATCAAACAGCAACAAG AGAGTCAAAGCAAGGAGCTGGCTGAGATGCTGGTTCAGGGAGAACTGGAAGAAATCGCTTTGAGCAGCCCCAGTGAGCAGGTGGCGTACTTGTTGGTGGAAAGAGTAACGCTCCTTGAAAGGCTGGAGGCTGCTGAGAGGAAACTGGACGGTCAGGATCTCGCTGGCAGCTTGGAGGTTGACCATCAG CAGAGTTCCTCCCAGAGTCCATGGAAGAAGCTGTTTGGCCTGCGCAGGTCTGGTCAGAACAAACACAGTATTATCCCC GCTCAGCTCGAGCAGGTTTCCAGAGAACGGAGTGAGCGGCTTCGCCTTGAGAGGGACCTAGAGGAGGCTTCCAGGAGGCTGGCCATGGCTCATCAGGACATCCGCAGACTCACCAGTGAGCTGGACGCTGCGAAAGACAACAATCAAAGCTCAAGTG GTTTTGAGCTTCAGGGAACTGTTCAGGAAGTAGAAAACCTGAAGAAAGAAGTGGACAATCTGAAACACTGTG ATATGATGAAGCTACAGCTTGCCAAAGAGGAAAATGACAAATTACATTCTGAGAACAGAGTTCTCAAAGAGAAGCTGCACAGTATCCAATCTGAGAAGAAAAATCTACAAGATCAG ttgtcaaaaatctatgCTGCCAAAGAGGCTGTAAAGGAAAAGAGCTGTGAGCCACAAAACAACCAGCCAGAGCAGGAAAAGGATCAGATTCACAAACG GTGCCAAGAAGCCATGGAGGATGGACTTGTGCAGGTGAAAGAGCTGCAACGCCAACTCCAGAGGTTACGCAAAGAGCAGGAAGAGCTGGAAGAGCGGAACGAGGAGCTGGAAGCCCTGCTAGGAGAAGCCCAGAACGCCAGCAAGGAGGAGAGGCATCGCCATGAGGGAGAGCTGGAAGGGCTGCACAGGAGG GTGAGGAGCTTGGAGGCTGAGCTGAAGAAGCAGGATgctcaagaaaaaaatctaaaaaacggAGAAGACATTAAATCCACAGATTCCTTCTTGCAAGTG cACCTGAGGGACAGCAGCCAGGAGAGACTGGCTCTGCTGGAGGCTCGTCTGACTGAGGAGAAGGACTGGAGGAAGCAGCTGGAGTTAGACCTCAGTGCTGCACAGGCTGCCCTCAAAAAAGATAAAGAG GCTTTACAGATCGGTGAGCGGGAGCTGAAGAAGCTGAGGCTTGAGGTCAGCGGCCTTCAGACAGAATGTCAGCAAGGGAAAACCCTCATCAAGAGCCTCACTCAGGTCAAAGGGGAAAAGGCTGTTCTGGAGGAGAAG ttgGCCCAGATGGAGCGCGCCCACAGCAGACTCCAGACTGAACTGGATCGCTGCAAATCCGGCAACCAAACCCAAGAACACCAGAGGGAAAACATGCAGCAGGCTGAGCAGCTCCAGAAGAACATCGACCAACTGAGCTCTGAACTCAGCAGCCTTCAGACGTCGTACAACAGCCTAAG gGAAGAGCTGACATCCGAGCGGATGCagactgcagagctgcagaCCAAGCTGAGGACCACAGCTCAGGAAAGGCTGGAGGCTGAGGAGCAAAGAGGCAGACTGGAGCGAGAGACTCAGAGCCTCCATAAGCAGCTCGTGTGGCATCAAGACCTCCTCTCGTCTACAAAGGAAACCGTCAGTGGCAGCAGTAAGACTAAGCTCCACACAGCAACCGCAAAGGATGAGGACTGGGATCAG CTCTCAGCGTTGAAACAAGAGCTGACTTTTCTGCAGAGTAAAGTCtgggaggagcagcagaagacCTCACAGCATCAAATGCTGCTTGAAGCTCAGCTCAGCGAAGCCCAGGCTCGTATCAAG TCCCAAGACTCAGTGCTGAGTCAAAAGGGAGAGGAGGCTAAACAGATGAAACAAGACCTGCAGAGAGCCCAGAGCCTGTTTACCTCGGCTGAGAGGGAGCTGCGCTACGAGAAGGAGAAGAACATGGACCTGAAGAGACACAACGCTTTGCTGGATCAGGAAAAACTCAAG ATTTCTGCTGAACTGAAGCAGGCCCAGGTCAAGCTGGTGCAGCTGGAGCAGAAAGTGTCCACTCAGACAGCCGAGAGCGAatgtcagcagcagaaagttagGGAACTGGAGCTGGAGCTGGCACGAACGACCACCAACCACAGAGCCAGCAGCAGTCTGCAGGAGGACCTACAGGCGGAAAGGGCTCGACTCATCGCTGCTGACAAGAAG GtgttggagctgcagcagcagttgAAAACCGCTCAGCACCAGCTCCGCATGGAGGAAGCTCGGGCCAGCGAGAGCAGCCGCCTGGAGCGGGACAGCAGGGATCTGTCCGATAACCTGTCGGCGCTGAGGgcgcagcagcaggagcagcaaaTCGCCTG GAAGCTGCTGGAGCAGCgcgaggaggagctgcagcagcaggtgcGCTCTCTGAGACTGAAGGAGGCGTCCCTGTCCAGGACTAACACGGAGCTCAGCCATCGGGTGCAGCAGCTGGACATCCGGCTATCTATCTCTGAGACTGAGCTCAGCAAGATGAGAGAGGAG GTGAAAGAAAGCCAGAAGTCAAACCAGAAGttgcaggaggagctgctggtcaGTCAGCAGGAATGTGAGAGGCTGCAAGCAGAGTTACAGCAGGTTCTCCTCCAGCTGGATGCAAATATTAG GAAGTACAACGAGAAGCAGGCTCAGAACAAGATGAAGCTGCGTCAGGCCAAGCAGGTGTTTCTCAAGACGACGGCACAGAAGGACTCCACCATCCAGAGACTGGAGAATGACCTCGCACTGGCCAACAGTCTTTCATTCAaa GAGAAAGAAAGGATCCAAACTGTTATGACAGAAAACGAGAAGCTGCTGGAAGACAAGAGGGAGCTGCTGAGGAGGATAAGTGAGGCGGAGGAGATGGGCAGTAAAGGCATGAGGACGGCTTCAACAGTCCAGCACAG GGTGAACATCCTAGAAGTGGAAAACAGACAGCTGCATGAGAGAACAATGAAGCTTTCCAATCAAGTTAGTTCCCTAGAGCGCGCTCTGAGGAACACAGAGACGTTCTACAGTCTTGAG AACGTAAAAAAAGTGCTGCCTTCTGATGGACTCAGTGAAGGTGCTGTGCACACTTCTGTTTTAAG TCTGACGTCAGGCTCCTGCGACCACATGGGCATCCTGGATGCGATCTGCCGGTCGAAGAGCATGCTGATGAACGGCACGGGGGCCTCCGTCTCTACACAGCCCCCTTCCGAGCAAGGATACCTGAACCTCACGTCCCCGCTGGTTCCTCCAGCCTGTGCCAAAGACGCACAGGAGAGTTCCACGCACAGTGATCAGGTGTAG